A stretch of the Streptococcus suis genome encodes the following:
- a CDS encoding DUF961 domain-containing protein, protein MELKYVIPNMEKTFGQLEYAGEGNIEQRRINGRPTILSRSYNLYSTIQRADDIVVILPSEAGEKHFESDEKVKLINPHITAEGYKIGN, encoded by the coding sequence ATGGAACTTAAATATGTCATTCCTAATATGGAAAAAACATTTGGACAATTAGAATATGCTGGTGAAGGGAACATTGAACAACGTCGAATAAATGGCAGACCAACCATTCTCTCTCGTAGTTACAATTTATACTCAACGATTCAACGAGCAGATGATATTGTTGTCATTCTTCCCTCCGAAGCTGGCGAGAAACATTTTGAATCCGACGAAAAAGTCAAACTCATCAACCCACATATTACCGCAGAAGGTTATAAAATTGGCAATTGA
- a CDS encoding DUF961 domain-containing protein: MRLAEGIVIEKDQTFGTLKFSALRREVRIQNEDGTVSEEIKERTYDLKSKGQGRMIQVSIPASVPLKEFDYNAEVELINPVADTVATATFRGADVDWYVKADDLVLKGQTKPHQKYKKEASESEK; the protein is encoded by the coding sequence ATGAGATTAGCAGAAGGTATTGTGATTGAAAAAGACCAGACATTTGGCACATTGAAATTTTCCGCCTTGCGTCGTGAGGTTCGTATCCAGAATGAAGATGGTACGGTTTCCGAAGAAATTAAAGAACGTACCTATGACTTAAAATCAAAAGGACAAGGACGCATGATACAAGTCAGTATCCCCGCTTCTGTTCCTTTGAAAGAATTTGACTACAACGCAGAAGTGGAATTAATCAATCCTGTGGCAGATACCGTAGCGACGGCTACTTTTCGAGGGGCAGACGTTGATTGGTACGTGAAAGCAGACGATCTTGTATTAAAAGGACAGACAAAACCTCATCAGAAATATAAAAAAGAAGCGTCCGAAAGTGAAAAATAG
- a CDS encoding DUF87 domain-containing protein, which translates to MPLLHDRGERIKANDKHLVYHFVLISLLVVFLVVLLPFHWRALQSVNWQAVQLDTFFYQLHTPYFWSSILTALFVCGLISWLYYHYRIDSIKQLEHRQKLARMILENHWYEAEETQSEGFFKDLPSKKTKQRIRHFPKIYYRMKDGLIHIHVEITLGKYQDQLLHLENKLETGLYCELVEKTLKDSYVEYVLLYDTIGNRIGIEDVVAQDGRVKLMESVYWEFDSLPHMLIAGGTGSGKSYFILTLIESLLHTNAKLYILDPKNADLADLGAVMNNVYYRKEDMLACINQFYEDMIDRSETMKQHPNYKTGENYAYLGLSANFLIFDEYVAMMDMLGRESTTVIHKLKQIVMLGRQAGFFLILACQRPDAKYFSDGIRDNFNFRVALGRMSEMGFGMMFGSDTQKQFFLKPIKGRGYVDTGKSVISEFYTPLVPKRYDFLGEIGKVIQKKQSEPVPHEVKGTGSDLL; encoded by the coding sequence ATGCCATTGCTTCATGATAGAGGAGAGCGAATCAAAGCCAACGATAAGCACTTGGTCTATCATTTTGTACTAATTTCATTGCTGGTAGTTTTTCTAGTCGTCCTACTCCCTTTTCATTGGAGAGCGTTACAATCGGTGAACTGGCAAGCAGTTCAGTTAGATACATTTTTCTATCAACTTCATACGCCATACTTTTGGAGCAGTATTCTCACTGCTCTTTTTGTATGCGGACTTATCAGCTGGCTTTATTATCACTATCGTATAGATTCTATAAAACAGTTAGAGCACCGTCAAAAGTTAGCTCGTATGATTTTAGAAAATCATTGGTATGAAGCCGAAGAAACTCAATCAGAGGGATTCTTTAAAGATTTACCCAGCAAGAAAACCAAACAACGAATCCGCCATTTTCCTAAAATATATTATCGAATGAAAGATGGACTAATCCATATTCATGTAGAAATCACCTTAGGGAAATATCAAGATCAGCTTTTGCACCTAGAAAACAAACTAGAAACAGGATTGTATTGTGAATTAGTGGAAAAAACGTTGAAAGATTCTTATGTAGAGTATGTCCTACTTTATGATACTATTGGCAATCGAATTGGCATTGAAGACGTGGTAGCTCAAGATGGACGTGTCAAATTGATGGAATCGGTCTATTGGGAGTTCGATTCTCTCCCTCACATGTTAATTGCTGGGGGCACTGGTAGTGGAAAATCCTATTTTATTCTCACATTGATTGAATCTCTCCTGCATACAAATGCAAAGCTTTATATTCTTGACCCTAAAAATGCTGATTTGGCAGACTTAGGGGCGGTCATGAATAATGTCTATTACCGTAAAGAAGATATGTTGGCATGTATCAATCAATTTTACGAAGATATGATTGATCGCAGTGAAACCATGAAACAACACCCTAACTATAAAACAGGAGAAAATTATGCTTATCTTGGTTTGTCTGCCAATTTTCTTATTTTTGATGAATATGTGGCAATGATGGATATGCTAGGTCGTGAAAGTACCACCGTTATTCATAAACTCAAACAAATTGTAATGTTAGGACGACAAGCAGGCTTCTTTTTAATTCTTGCCTGTCAACGTCCAGACGCAAAATATTTTAGTGATGGGATTCGGGACAACTTTAACTTCCGTGTGGCTTTGGGTCGTATGTCTGAAATGGGCTTTGGTATGATGTTCGGAAGCGATACACAAAAACAATTTTTCTTAAAACCCATCAAGGGAAGAGGTTACGTGGATACAGGAAAAAGTGTGATTAGTGAGTTTTATACACCCCTTGTACCAAAAAGGTACGATTTCTTAGGAGAAATAGGAAAAGTCATTCAAAAAAAGCAATCTGA